One region of Glycine max cultivar Williams 82 chromosome 9, Glycine_max_v4.0, whole genome shotgun sequence genomic DNA includes:
- the LOC100820466 gene encoding WEB family protein At2g38370: MKLKQAKLNLTKTTNDLADVRTSVESLNKRLEKERISLKKTCERLAQNTSKISSLEEELNQTRLRLQIAKDAEIKGALDDPLDITRELQRLSYEAKNFKRMGESAKSKVLRTMSEIEQTKTMLRTTEIRLVAARKMKEAARAVEAFALAEINVVSNHDSSPGNQVTLSFEKYTALTCKARDSEEQSKKRVASAMLEVDETNLSNMDILKRVEEATEEVKTSKKALEEALERVEAANRDKVAVEEALRNWRSEGQKRRSSIHNSTKFKNCCLSHHWRDPQLLDVNGLHLVNDEAKPVKPTLSIGQILSRKLLQPQKFEAGEGISMKQNVSLGQMFGKQNNDRPIDRQVEKETGHKLFSTKSQKFGFARFSHILSKQKKKPTLNLR, from the coding sequence ATGAAATTGAAGCAGGCCAAATTGAATTTAACTAAAACTACTAATGACCTTGCTGACGTCCGAACTTCTGTTGAATCGCTTAATAAGAGGTTAGAGAAGGAAAGAATCTCACTTAAGAAAACATGTGAGAGGTTAGCTCAAAATACTTCAAAGATATCTTCTCTTGAGGAAGAGCTAAACCAAACCAGATTAAGGCTGCAAATAGCAAAAGATGCTGAAATTAAAGGTGCTCTAGATGACCCTTTAGATATTACAAGAGAGCTCCAGCGATTGAGTTAtgaggcaaagaatttcaaaagaaTGGGAGAATCTGCGAAATCAAAAGTTTTGAGGACAATGTCTGAGATTGAACAGACAAAAACGATGTTAAGAACTACTGAGATCAGATTGGTTGCGGccagaaaaatgaaagaagctGCTAGAGCTGTCGAAGCTTTTGCCCTTGCAGAAATTAATGTTGTATCTAATCATGACAGTTCACCAGGAAATCAGGTTACTCTTTCATTTGAAAAGTATACTGCTTTGACGTGCAAAGCTCGAGATTCAGAGGAACAATCCAAGAAGAGAGTTGCAAGTGCTATGCTTGAAGTTGACGAAACAAATTTGTCAAACATGGACATTTTGAAAAGGGTAGAAGAAGCTACAGAAGAAGTTAAAACCAGCAAGAAGGCCCTTGAAGAAGCTCTAGAAAGGGTAGAAGCTGCGAATAGAGACAAAGTAGCAGTTGAAGAGGCTTTAAGGAATTGGCGATCTGAGGGTCAAAAAAGACGTTCTTCTATACACAACTCTACCAAGTTCAAAAACTGTTGTTTGTCTCATCATTGGAGAGATCCTCAATTACTTGATGTGAATGGATTGCATCTGGTAAATGATGAAGCAAAGCCAGTAAAGCCAACCCTATCAATAGGACAAATACTTAGCAGGAAGCTGCTTCAACCACAAAAATTTGAAGCCGGAGAAGGAATCTCGATGAAACAGAATGTGTCACTGGGTCAGATGTTTGGTAAACAGAACAATGATCGACCAATTGATAGACAAGTTGAGAAAGAAACTGGCCATAAGTTGTTTTCTACCAAGAGCCAGAAATTTGGATTTGCACGATTCTCGCATATTTTGTCAAAACAGAAGAAGAAGCCAACCCTGAATTTGAGGTGA
- the LOC100813007 gene encoding 3-oxoacyl-[acyl-carrier-protein] synthase 3 A, chloroplastic, with translation MANASGFFTPSVPHFKVRVKPLNTAIGFSAKVVCFGNIEGAEKHASTVSPSSQSPIPRLVSKGCKLVGCGSAVPALQISNDDLSKMVDTNDEWISVRTGIRRRRVLSGKDNLTSLAVEAARKALEMAKVDPDDLDLILMCTSTPEDLFGSAPQIQKQLGCKTNPLSYDITAACSGFVLGLISAACHIRGGGFNNVLVIGADALSRYVDWTDRGTCILFGDAAGAVLVQACNSEEDGLFGFDLHSDGSGQRHLNASIKENESNNALDSNGSVVGFPPKQSSYSCIQMNGKEVFRFAVRCVPQSIESALQKAGLPASSIDWLLLHQANQRIIDAVATRLELPSERVISNLANYGNTSAASIPLALDEAVRSGKVKAGQTIATAGFGAGLTWGSAILRWG, from the exons ATGGCGAATGCATCTGGGTTCTTCACCCCTTCGGTTCCCCACTTCAAAGTGAGGGTTAAGCCTCTCAACACTGCCATTGGATTCTCCGCCAAAGTGGTTTGCTTTGGAAACATCGAAGGAGCTGAAAAACATGCTTCCACCGTTTCCCCTTCTTCCCAATCTCCAATACCCAG GCTTGTCAGCAAAGGGTGCAAGTTAGTTGGATGTGGCTCTGCTGTGCCAGCTCTTCAGATTTCCAATGACGACCTTTCGAAAATGGTTGATACTAATGATGAATGGATATCTGTTCGCACCGGAATTCGTAGACGACGAGTTCTTTCAG GCAAAGATAACTTGACAAGTTTAGCAGTAGAGGCAGCTAGGAAAGCTCTTGAGATGGCAAAGGTAGACCCTGATGATCTTGACCTAATATTGATGTGCACATCTACGCCAGAGGATCTTTTTGGTAGTGCTCCACAG ATTCAAAAACAGCTTGGCTGCAAAACAAATCCATTGTCTTATGACATTACAGCTGCATGTAGTGGATTTGTGTTGGGTTTAATATCAGCTGCTTGCCACATTAGGG GAGGTGGGTTTAATAATGTTCTAGTTATTGGGGCGGATGCTCTTTCACGATATGTTGATTGGACAGACAGAGGGACCTGTATTCTTTTTGGGGATGCTGCTGGTGCTGTACTAGTACAG GCCTGCAACAGTGAAGAAGATGGTTTATTTGGTTTTGATTTGCATAGTGATGGCAGTGGTCAAAG GCACTTGAATGCTTCCATTAAAGAAAACGAGTCAAATAATGCATTGGATTCAAATGGTTCTGTGGTTGGCTTTCCTCCCAAGCAGTCCtcatattcatgcattcaaATGAATGGCAAAGAAGTCTTTCGCTTTGCTGTACGATGTGTGCCACAGTCAATTGAATCTGCTCTTCAAAAGGCTGGTCTCCCTGCATCTAGCATTGATTGGCTACTTCTCCATCAG GCAAACCAGAGGATTATTGACGCAGTTGCCACTCGGTTAGAACTCCCCTCAGAACGTGTGATATCAAATTTGGCCAATTATGGTAACACAAGTGCAGCTTCCATTCCCTTGGCTTTAGATGAAGCGGTTCGAAGCGGTAAGGTTAAGGCAGGCCAGACTATTGCAACGGCTGGCTTCGGTGCTGGTCTTACTTGGGGTTCAGCAATTCTTCGTTGGGGCTGA
- the LOC100813546 gene encoding uncharacterized protein: MCCILKDVQVLISSLHVYVTLLFKSKLKSKTSTSIFFSLPNQHTLLQTNKHTHTHKFSSKMFSAKKAELHPPKTVLQIKQDDKFFSRLLSKESSMSKPSFRMAVAVPFVWESQPGTPKYTFSEDTLPPLTPPPSYFVNFITKKNKPLKKRSRSNLFLALFPKLNLKKKNILSPSSPSSPSSLWSTSDHSSKVVPMGKHGRRRFLSFGSSFDFRGDDEEESASASATTTSTTSKLCFGISRSTSTLASIGFRGSSRRS, from the coding sequence ATGTGTTGCATATTAAAAGATGTCCAAGTGCTGATTTCATCTCTCCATGTATATGTGACACTATTATTTAAATCAAAACTAAAGTCCAAAACCTCTACCtccatatttttttctctccctaATCAGCATACCCTTTTGCAAACCAAcaagcacacacacacacacaaattctCATCAAAGATGTTCAGTGCCAAAAAAGCTGAGCTTCATCCCCCAAAGACAGTGCTCCAAATCAAGCAAGATGACAAGTTCTTCAGCAGGCTTCTTTCCAAGGAAAGTTCCATGTCCAAACCCTCTTTCAGAATGGCTGTTGCAGTCCCTTTTGTTTGGGAGTCTCAACCTGGCACCCCCAAGTACACTTTCTCTGAGGACACTCTCCCACCCCTCACTCCTCCACCTTCCTATTTTGTTAACTTCatcaccaaaaaaaacaaaccacTGAAGAAACGCTCAAGATCAAATCTCTTCTTAGCACTCTTTCCAAAACTAAATCTCAAGAAGAAAAACATTCTCTCACCCTCTTCACCTTCCTCTCCATCTTCTCTATGGTCAACCTCAGATCATTCTTCCAAAGTAGTTCCAATGGGGAAGCATGGAAGAAGGCGCTTTCTAAGCTTTGGTTCATCTTTTGACTTTAGAggagatgatgaagaagagagTGCTAGTGCTAGTGCTACTACTACTTCAACTacttcaaaactttgctttggcaTTTCTCGTTCTACAAGCACTTTGGCTAGTATTGGCTTCCGAGGCTCAAGCAGGAGGTCATGA